In a single window of the Vicia villosa cultivar HV-30 ecotype Madison, WI unplaced genomic scaffold, Vvil1.0 ctg.003681F_1_1, whole genome shotgun sequence genome:
- the LOC131641346 gene encoding uncharacterized protein LOC131641346, which translates to MREQLPNLQPTWDLMIQKRKFCMHSVYVKMMKADRVPWRYLIQDKYARPRAITLTWMACHGRLSTKDRLRKHGFITDRVCSLCNADDETHDHLMFGCSVAKGIWKHVLHWLGIKHDPQPWSMEIDWLIRMIGKKGWRFRVLKIALAETVYEVWHYRNDIIFRGNTHRSTSIDIANRIIEKVIYRGWYSPKLRKQIATLMP; encoded by the coding sequence ATGAGAGAGCAACTTCCTAATTTGCAGCCTACATGGGATCTCATGATCCAAAAGAGGAAATTTTGTATGCATAGTGTGTATGTCAAGATGATGAAGGCTGACAGGGTGCCTTGGCGATACTTAATTCAGGATAAATATGCGAGACCTAGAGCTATCACCCTCACTTGGATGGCATGCCATGGAAGATTGAGCACAAAGGATAGACTGAGAAAACATGGCTTCATAACTGATCGTGTGTGCAGTTTGTGTAATGCTGATGATGAGACTCATGATCACCTTATGTTTGGCTGCAGTGTTGCGAAGGGAATCTGGAAACATGTACTCCACTGGCTAGGCATTAAACACGATCCTCAACCTTGGTCCATGGAGATTGACTGGCTCATTCGTATGATTGGTAAGAAAGGCTGGCGGTTTAGAGTCCTGAAGATTGCTCTAGCCGAGACAGTTTATGAAGTTTGGCATTATAGGAATGATATAATTTTTAGAGGAAATACACATAGAAGCACAAGTATAGATATTGCAAATAGAATCATAGAGAAAGTGATATATAGAGGGTGGTATTCACCCAAATTAAGAAAGCAAATAGCTACCTTAATGCCTTAG